The following are encoded together in the Dyella terrae genome:
- a CDS encoding efflux RND transporter periplasmic adaptor subunit, which translates to MSHDATIATPARTPKLGRAVRIGLAVAVLATIAGISVRAYDYHRVVKWTDAQITPTVQLVTAEGGGNGQAMTLPGHLDAWISAPIHARVSGYLKSWSSDIGSQVAAGQSLAEIDTPELDQQFEQAKANLARAQANARLAVLTDKRWKNLLTSNSVSKQEADEKAGEAEAAQANVLGAQADVDRIAALEAFKHITAPFAGTVTARNTDIGDLISANSESSPSLFTVSDTTRMRLYVQVPQGYADSIKPDMSVQLDVPDHPGEQFTGRLIGNSGAVNQVSGSLLAQFEVDNPKGALLPGAYAEVHLPMAANSHTMTVPATTLIFRAQGPQVAVVGADNKVVLRDVHIATDLGDRLRIDKGLQPGDRVINHPSDSVMQGDVVQIARADADGAAKPE; encoded by the coding sequence ATGTCGCATGACGCCACCATTGCAACGCCTGCGCGAACGCCGAAGCTCGGGCGCGCGGTGCGTATCGGTCTGGCCGTGGCCGTGTTGGCCACTATCGCCGGCATCTCGGTACGTGCCTACGACTACCACCGCGTAGTGAAGTGGACCGACGCACAGATCACACCCACCGTCCAGCTGGTAACCGCCGAAGGCGGCGGCAACGGTCAGGCGATGACGCTGCCCGGCCATCTGGACGCCTGGATCAGCGCGCCCATCCACGCACGCGTCAGCGGTTACCTCAAGAGCTGGAGCAGCGATATCGGCAGCCAAGTGGCGGCAGGCCAGTCGCTGGCCGAAATCGATACGCCGGAGCTGGACCAGCAGTTCGAGCAGGCCAAGGCGAATCTCGCCCGTGCGCAGGCCAATGCTCGCCTTGCCGTGCTCACCGACAAGCGCTGGAAAAACCTGCTCACCTCCAACTCCGTCTCCAAGCAGGAGGCCGATGAGAAGGCTGGCGAAGCGGAGGCCGCGCAAGCCAACGTGCTCGGCGCGCAAGCCGATGTCGATCGCATCGCGGCGCTGGAAGCGTTCAAACACATCACCGCGCCATTCGCCGGTACGGTGACGGCGCGCAATACCGACATCGGTGATCTGATCAGCGCCAACAGCGAAAGCTCACCATCGCTATTCACCGTGTCCGACACCACCCGTATGCGCTTGTACGTGCAGGTGCCGCAGGGTTACGCCGACTCGATTAAGCCCGACATGAGCGTGCAGCTCGATGTGCCCGACCATCCGGGCGAACAGTTCACCGGCCGCCTGATCGGTAATTCCGGCGCGGTGAACCAGGTTTCCGGCTCGCTGCTGGCGCAGTTCGAAGTAGACAACCCCAAGGGCGCGCTGCTGCCTGGCGCGTATGCGGAAGTGCATCTGCCGATGGCGGCCAACAGTCACACGATGACGGTGCCCGCCACCACGCTGATCTTCCGCGCGCAGGGTCCGCAGGTTGCCGTGGTCGGCGCCGACAACAAGGTGGTGCTGCGTGACGTGCATATCGCGACGGACCTGGGCGACCGCCTGCGCATCGACAAGGGCCTGCAGCCCGGCGACCGCGTGATCAATCACCCGTCCGATTCGGTGATGCAGGGCGACGTGGTACAGATCGCACGCGCGGATGCCGATGGCGCCGCCAAACCGGAGTGA